The proteins below are encoded in one region of Myxococcales bacterium:
- a CDS encoding GcvT family protein → MSEPVLPKHARVVVVGGGIIGCSVAYHLAHLGVREVVLLERDRLTSGTTWHAAGLMVTFGSTSETSTEMRKYTRDLYARLEAETGLSTGFEPVGFIELASEPDRLEEYRRIAAFNRHCGVDVQEISAKEVATLFPMARTDDILAGFYVKGDGRVNPVDATMSLAKGARLAGASLIEGVPVTGLLHKRGVVTGVSTPYGDIEAEYVVNCGGMWARQLAEKAGVNVPLQAAEHYYLITDKIPGLGRAWPVIEDPACHGYYREEVGGLMIGLFEPVCAPWKVEGIPEDFSFGEITPDWDRMGPYVEKAMSRVPISLEVGVRKFFCGPESFTPDLAPIVGEAPELRNYFVAAGLNSIGIITGGGLGRVLAHWISTGRPDADVTGFNIDRLHTYQSTPEYRRTRTVESLGMVYQCHYPTRSMQTARGAKKSPIYDRLAAQGAYFRDVSGWEGADWYGAPGTEPDAGGLSWGRQSWFSQWQAEHRATREGVILMDMSFMAKFSVEGPDAGRLLNFISANDVDGPAGMITYTQWLNEGGTLEADLTVTKLGDERFLVVASDTAHRHVLTWMRRHVPEGAHVAITDVTSGYAQLNVQGPRSRELMQGLTSTDLSNGVFPFRTAREIDIGFARMLCVRITYLGELGYELYVPAEQATHVYDRLVEAGKAVELRHAGLKALASLRMEKGYRDYGHDIDNTDSVLEAGLGFAVNLDKPGGFIGKEAVLAKKAEGPLKRRILQILIKDPEPLMFHAEIVHRDGKPVGYIRAASYGHTLGGAVGLAMIEAGEPVTRAYLDSGKWEVDIAGRLYPAIASMKPLYDPDMLRVKS, encoded by the coding sequence ATGTCCGAGCCCGTTCTGCCAAAACACGCACGAGTGGTCGTCGTTGGGGGCGGCATCATCGGCTGCTCCGTTGCCTACCACCTGGCGCACCTGGGAGTGCGTGAGGTCGTCTTGCTCGAGCGCGATCGCCTGACCTCGGGCACGACCTGGCACGCGGCGGGGCTGATGGTGACGTTCGGTTCCACCTCCGAGACGTCGACGGAGATGCGAAAGTACACTCGCGATCTCTACGCCCGACTCGAGGCCGAGACGGGGCTCTCGACGGGCTTCGAACCGGTGGGTTTCATCGAGCTTGCGTCGGAGCCGGACCGACTGGAGGAGTACCGGCGCATCGCGGCGTTCAATCGTCACTGCGGAGTCGACGTTCAGGAGATCTCCGCGAAGGAAGTGGCGACGCTCTTTCCCATGGCCAGGACCGACGACATCTTGGCCGGCTTCTACGTCAAGGGCGACGGTCGGGTGAATCCCGTCGACGCAACGATGTCCCTCGCGAAGGGCGCGAGGCTCGCCGGCGCCAGCCTGATCGAAGGCGTGCCGGTGACGGGGCTGCTTCACAAACGCGGCGTGGTCACCGGGGTCTCGACGCCGTACGGCGACATCGAGGCCGAATACGTCGTCAATTGCGGGGGCATGTGGGCCCGACAGCTCGCCGAAAAGGCCGGCGTCAACGTCCCGCTGCAGGCAGCAGAGCACTACTACCTGATCACCGACAAGATCCCCGGGCTCGGCAGAGCCTGGCCGGTGATCGAAGATCCGGCCTGTCACGGTTATTACCGCGAGGAGGTCGGCGGCCTGATGATCGGGCTGTTCGAGCCGGTGTGTGCGCCGTGGAAGGTCGAGGGGATCCCGGAAGACTTTTCCTTCGGTGAGATCACTCCCGACTGGGATCGCATGGGGCCGTACGTCGAGAAGGCCATGAGCCGCGTGCCCATTTCCCTGGAGGTTGGCGTGCGCAAGTTCTTCTGCGGGCCGGAGAGCTTCACACCGGATCTGGCGCCCATCGTTGGTGAGGCGCCGGAGCTTCGCAACTACTTCGTGGCCGCCGGCTTGAACTCCATCGGCATCATCACCGGCGGTGGGCTCGGTCGAGTGTTGGCCCACTGGATCAGCACGGGTCGCCCGGACGCGGACGTCACCGGCTTCAACATCGATCGCTTGCACACCTATCAATCGACCCCGGAGTACCGCCGCACCCGCACCGTCGAGTCGCTGGGCATGGTGTACCAGTGTCACTACCCGACGCGCTCGATGCAGACCGCCCGCGGCGCGAAGAAGTCTCCGATCTACGATCGGCTCGCCGCGCAGGGCGCGTACTTCCGTGACGTGAGCGGCTGGGAGGGAGCGGACTGGTACGGAGCTCCCGGAACCGAGCCCGACGCCGGCGGCCTGTCCTGGGGACGACAGAGCTGGTTTTCCCAGTGGCAGGCCGAGCATCGAGCGACGCGGGAAGGGGTGATCCTGATGGACATGTCCTTCATGGCGAAATTCTCGGTGGAAGGTCCGGACGCCGGACGCCTGCTCAACTTCATCTCCGCGAACGACGTCGACGGGCCCGCCGGGATGATCACGTACACGCAGTGGCTGAACGAAGGCGGAACGCTGGAGGCGGATCTCACCGTCACCAAGCTGGGAGACGAACGCTTCTTGGTGGTCGCCTCGGACACGGCGCACCGCCACGTGCTCACGTGGATGCGCCGCCACGTCCCGGAAGGCGCTCACGTCGCCATCACTGACGTGACATCCGGCTACGCACAGCTCAACGTGCAGGGGCCGCGGTCACGCGAGCTGATGCAGGGGCTGACCTCCACCGACCTGTCGAACGGAGTGTTTCCATTCCGCACTGCGCGGGAGATCGACATCGGGTTTGCCCGCATGTTGTGTGTGCGCATCACCTATCTCGGGGAGCTGGGTTACGAGCTCTACGTCCCGGCGGAGCAGGCCACCCACGTCTACGACCGGCTGGTCGAGGCGGGCAAGGCCGTCGAGCTGCGGCACGCTGGCCTCAAGGCTCTGGCGAGCCTGCGCATGGAGAAGGGATATCGCGACTACGGCCACGATATCGACAACACCGACTCGGTGCTCGAGGCGGGCCTCGGCTTCGCGGTGAACCTGGACAAACCCGGCGGCTTCATCGGTAAGGAGGCCGTGCTGGCAAAGAAGGCGGAGGGGCCGCTGAAACGCCGCATCTTGCAGATCCTGATCAAGGACCCCGAGCCGCTGATGTTCCACGCGGAGATCGTGCATCGCGACGGCAAACCCGTGGGTTACATCCGCGCGGCCTCGTACGGCCACACCCTCGGCGGCGCCGTGGGTCTCGCGATGATCGAGGCCGGCGAGCCGGTGACGCGGGCGTATCTCGACTCCGGAAAATGGGAGGTCGACATCGCCGGCAGGCTCTACCCCGCCATCGCGTCGATGAAGCCGCTCTATGATCCGGACATGCTGCGGGTGAAGAGCTGA